A region of the Sinorhizobium arboris LMG 14919 genome:
TTCGCAGAAGGCGTGGATCGTCTGGATCTTCAGCCCGCCCGGCGTCTCCAGGGCGCGCGCGAAAAGCCGGCGCGCTTCCCGGATCTTGGCCGGCGGCGGCCGCTTGCCTTCGATCGCCTCGATGCGGCCTCCGAGCGCCGAATCTTCCAGGGTTGCCCATTCGGCGAGCCTTTCGAAGACGCGGTTCGACATCTCCGAGGCGGCCGCCTTCGTATAGGTCAGGCAGAGGATGGCGGACGGTCGGCAACCGGCGAGCAGCAGCCGGATGACCCGCTGGGTCAGCACATGCGTCTTGCCGGAGCCGGCATTGGCGGACACCCAGGCCGACCGCTCGGGATCGGAAGCGAGCGCCTGGCGCTGCGTCGTCCAGTCGAGCCACCCCTCGGGCGTCCTCTCTTCCGGGCCTGTCGCTTCACTCCTCATCGTCGTCCTCGCCATCGGCGGTTGCCCATTCGGCGACACGCGCCAGATGATCGTATTCGCCGCCGTAGTCGCGCTGTTTCTGCACGATCAGGCGCGAGGCGAAGCCGTGTCTTCCGTTCATGAGCGCGCAAAGCAGCTTTCTGAGCTCCGCCAGCGATTCGTCTGCGAGCTGTTCGGTGGATTTCGTCTCCTTCGAGCGGGCGCCCTCATTGTTGACGGTGTCGACGGCAAAGCGGCTGCCCGGCTTCAGCCGGACATAGTGCAGCGAATGCGGTTTTGCCGGGCCGATGCCGTGAAATGCCCCGGCCCTGAGCGCGGCGGCTTCGAGCGCGAGCTGCGGGTCGAGGAGAGCCCGCGCCTCTTTCGGCGATGGGCTCGATCCGGTCTTGTAGTCGATGATGTCGATCGTTCCGTCCGCAAGCCGGTCCAGCCGGTCGGCGATGCCGGTGAGCCGGATGTCGGCGACGCCGAGATCCATCGCCGCCGGAACCTCGGTGAACGACTTCAGAATGCCATGCCGGCGCTCCCGTTCCCAATCAAGGAACGCTTTTCCCACCGCCTGGAAACGCGGCCGCCAGATGGTGTCTATATGCGCAGGCAGTCGCTCCTCGTCGAAAGCCTCGTCGGTGAGCCGGGCCATCGCCTCTTCGCCCTCGCGCGTCCCCGGGTCGAAGCCGCTCTTCACGAAGCGATCGACGATCCGGTGATAGAGCAGGCCGCGTTCGGCCGCACCGGGCTCGCGGTTGAAGGCGTCGATCGGTTCGAGCCGGAGAATGCGCCGGGCGTAGACGGCATAGGGATCGCGGCGAAGGCGGGTCACCTCGCTGAAGGAATATTTGCGCGGCTGCAGCTCCGCCGGCGGCTTCGGCTCCGGCCGCTCCGCGAGCGGCTGACGCTCTCCGGCGTCGAGAATGCGCATCCAGCGGAGGTAGTCCGCGCCATTGGCCTTGAGCTGTTCGGTCAGGCTGTCGCCTCCGAGCGCCTGCAGGCGTTGCAGCCATCGTGAAGCGACCGTCGGCGCCGAACCCTGCCGCATGGACCGCGAAAAGATTAACCGGCGCGTTCCGCAGGCCATCTGGAAATCATGCGCGAGCTGACCGATGCGCCGCTCCGGCGGCTCGAGACCGATGCCCGCCTTCATCGTCCGCGACAGGAACGGATCGTTCGACGTCTGCCCCGGCCAGGTGCCTTCGTTCAGGCCACCGAGCACCACGAGGTCGACGCTCTGCAGGCGCGATTCCAGCGCTCCGAAAATGAAGACCCGGGGATGGCGCATCGACCGCGGCTTCACCGCTTCGCTTGCGGCGAGCGCTTCCAGTATGTCGCACCATTGCGATCCGTCCGCCTCCATCTGGCCATCCGTTTCGATGATGCCCTTGAGGAGGGTCGCCAGTGTTTCGCCGGCTTCCGAAGCCCAAAGCGCGCCGAGGCTGCCGCGCTCGTCGACCGCGGCCGCTTCCAGCGCGCGTCCCGTGCGCTCCGCCCAGTCCGAGAGCGCCAGCACGGGCGTGCGGTGGCGGCCGGTCTCCGGGTCCGCGGAAACCATGCCCGCCAGAGGTTCGGTGGCCGAAGCGATGCGGCGGGCGAGTGCGCGCGCCAGAGCAATGTCGTCCTGGCCGACGCCGCCCCTCCAGGGCGGCGGATGGCGCTCGGCCTTCTGTCCGGCGAGAGCCTTGTCGAGCACTGCTTCCAGGGCCGATATGTCGGCGACGTCGGTGCCGCCGCGCAGGGCCACGAGCTCCAACACGTCCGCAGCGCGACGCGCATCTTCCGCCGTCCGGCCGAAACGCGACAGCGGGTGCTTGAGGAATGCGATCAAGGCGACCGGGCCGTCGGGCCGGAGTGTGGCTTCGAGGAGCAGCCGCGCAAGCGCTCCGGCCGGCGTTGCCGAGAGCGGAATGCCGGCGGAATCGTCGGCCTCTATGTCGAAGCGGGCGAGCTCGGCGCCGACACGGCGCGCCAGGCCGCGATCGGGCGTGATGAGCGCGGCCTGGCTCTCCTCGTCGCCTTCGAGCGCAAGTCTCAACGCAATCGCGATGGCGGTCGCCTCTTCGCGCTCGTTCGCCGCTTCGATAAGCGCCACATCCGCGAAGGCGGCACGCAGTCTGTCCGGATCGAAGCCCTGGCGTGCCTGCATCCAGAGGTTCGTCGCGTCGGCGGGCAAAAGCGCCCTTGAGAGAACCGCGCTGCGGTAATCGAGGTCGTCGGCAGCGGCGCCGAGGGCAGGCACGTCGTTGCGCTCTATGCCCATGCGCTTCAGCAGACGGTGAAATCCGTATTGGGGATGGGTGCGGCTGGCCGGATTCTTCGAAAACGGGCCGGCGCCTGACCCCTCTCCGGCGATCATCTGCCATTCCGCATCGCTCATCGTCGAATCCAGGCCGGGGAGCACGATCGTGCCGTTCGGCAGCGCCTTGACCGCCGCGATCAGGGCTGCCGTCGCCGGAATGGAGCCGGTCGAACCGGCGATGATGATCGGTCCGCTCGCTTTGCCGTCGGCAATGCGCTGGGTCTCCGCTTTCAGCACGGCGTTGCGGTGACGGGCCGGCGAGGAATGCTTGAGCTCGGTGAGCCGCTCCGGCCAGTAAATGCGGGCGATCTTGAGGAAGGCGAGCGTCAGCTGCCACCAGAGCGCATGCTCGCCGCCATCGAGCGTATCCAGCACGTCCCAGTCGAGCTCTTCCGTCTCGATCGCATCGATGAGCTCGGCGAGGTTGCGCGCGAGCCAGACGGCGTCCGCAGGACTTGCCGGAGCGATCAGCGGGCTTTCGGCATGAATGTCGAGGACCACCTGCGGCAGGCGGTTTCGCCAGGCGAGAATGAGACGCCCGAGCTCGATGAGCCTTGCAGTCCCGGAAAGCGGCGGCGCCAAATCGAGGATCGCCGGCACTTCCGTCTCGAAGAAGCCGCTGTCGTCATCGGTCTCGCCCAGCGCCCGGATCATCGGCAGGATCGCCGAACGGCCGCCGAGCAGGTCCACGAATTCCGAACGCAGGGCGCGCGCGGACCGCCGGGTCGGCACGAAGATCGTCACGCCGGCAAGCGCCAGCGGCTGCGCCGGATCGTATCGGAAGCCCGGCGTCACCTCGCCGTTGCATAGCTTTGCCGCGAGCGTCCTCAGAAATGGCAGACCGGCGGGAATCGTGAAGACGTTCGGTTGCCCTGTCACGTCATCCCCCCGGCCGGAAACGCCGTATCGCGTCCTCGGCCTCCGCGATCGCCTCGGGCGTTCCGACCGTCATCCAGTGGCCTTCGAGCATGAGGCCGAAAAGCCGCCCCTTGGCGATCGCCCGGTCGAAATAGATGTTGAGGTTGAAAGCCGCGTCCGGCGCGTCGGCAAGCAGCCGCGAGTCCATGGCGATCGCGCCGGCATAGACGACGGGATTTTCGAAACCCTGTTCGTAACGCCTGAGCCGGCCATTTTCCGACAGCGAGAAATCCCTTTTGCCGTTGTGCCCGGTGGTGTCCTCCAGACGCACGCAGAGCAGGGCCATATCCATGCGCTCGGGATCGAAGAACGCGGCCAGCCTCTGAAGATTGCTCGGCGTCCCGGGTTTCTCGCCGACCCAGAAAAGGTCGGCATTCATGACGAGAACCGGGCCCTCGTCGAGCAGCTTCAAGCCCCTGGCAAGCCCGCCGCCGGAATTCATCAGCGCGTCCCGCTCGTCCGAAATCAGAATATGCGGCGCCTCACGGCGGCTGAGATGCGCCTCCATCTGGTCGGCGAAGTGGTGGACGTTCACGACGGCCCTGGTCACCCCCGCGGCGGCGAGCAGATCCAGCACATAATCGATCATCGGCTTGCCGGATATCCTGACGAGCGGCTTCGGCAGCGTGTCGGTGATCGGCCGCAGGCGGGTGCCCAGTCCGGCCGCAAGCACCATGGCATCGGTGATGGGCATCGTATCCTAACGGTTCGCTGATTCGGGAGCGAGGATTCCAGCCTTAATGCACCATTCACGCAAGGGTGTCAGCACCTGATGGGAGAGCGCGTGCTCAAGATAGGCGAAGGTGCGCGGCATATGCTTCAGATAGCCCGGCTTGCCGTCGCGCTCCTTGAGCCGCACCCATATGCCGGCGAGCTTGCAATTGCGCTGAGCGGCCATCAGATGCCAGTCGCGCCGGAAAGTCCTCTCGTCGAAGGGGCCGAGAGCCCGACGCTCGGAGACGTAGGCATCCATTATGCGCTCGGCGAGATGGGGCTCGATCGTCACTCGCGCATCCTGCACCAGCGAGGCCACATCGTAGGCCGTCGGCCCGATCATCGCGTCCTGGAAGTCGATGATGCCGATGCGGTCGAGACCGATGCGGTCCTGACGCCACAGGATGTTGGGCGAATGGAAATCGCGCAGAAGAAGGTTCTTTTCCGCAGAAGCGAGAACATCTGTCAGTCCATCCCAGACGGCGAAATAGTCTCGCCGTTCCTTCTCGGATGCGGAAGCGCCGCGCTTCCACGGCAGGTACCAGTCGATGAGGAGGCTGGTTTCGATCTTTATCGCCGTCCGGTCGAAATCGGGAATGCGATGGACGACGCCCTCGCCGACCGCGATGTCCCGTTCCGCGGGCTGGGAGTGAAGCCGCGCGAGGAGCCGCGCGCTTTCCAGATAGCGCTCAGCGACGGGGCGGCCAGCGGCATCGAGAATCCCTTCGGAGCCGAGATTTTCGATGAGCAGCAGACCCTGGTCGAGATCGCGTGCGTAGATCGCGGGTGCCGCGAAGCCGCGCCTGCGCAGGAGTTGCGAGACCGCGACGAAGGGGACGACGTCCTCGGCTATGTGGGCAAGCTGCTGGTAATACTTGCCATCCTGGAGAATGGGGCCGGGCCTGTGCCTCGGCGCATCCATAAGGAGCTTCGCCGGCTCGCCGCCTTCGCGCCCGACGCGTTCATAAGCCCGGATCGAGGCATCGCCGCTCAAATGCCGACGGCGGGCGCCGGGGTATCCTGCGTTCGTGAGAAACGTCCGAATTGCAAGCGAGCGGCTGATCCGCTCGAAGATCGCGTCCGGTGCCGTGAGGCTTATGCGCCGCCCCTCGTCTTCATGCGAGAAAATCACGGTGATCCGGTCGGCCGGAAGCGCCTCCTCGGCCTTCTCCGGCCATTCGACGAGACAGACGCCGCTGGCAAGCGCCTCGTCGAAACCGAGTTCGTCCAGCTCCGATGCGTCCGCAAGGCGGTATAGATCGAAGTGAGCGACCGGAATCCTCAGATCGTAGCTTTGAACCAGCGTGAAGGTAGGGCTCGGCACTTCGAGCGTCTCGTCGTCTGCCATCGCCCGGATGAACGCTCTTGCGAACGTGGACTTTCCGGCGCCGAGATCACCCGAGAGCGCGACGCATTCGCCGGCCTTCAGCGCCAATGACAGGTCTTCGCCGAATTCGATGGTAGCTGCTTCGTCCTTGAGCAGGCGTTCGAGAGACTTCATCTATTCCATCCAGAGAATTCCGCTTTTCTCCGAGTCGCGGAAATTCGTCAGTCCTTTGTTCTACCGCAATTCCGGACGGAAAACCGTTCCACACTTTTCTGGTATTGCTCTATTCCGCCGCGATGATCTTCGGCGCTTCGGCGGAGGGAATGCGGCATGTAACTTCCGTGCCCTCGCCCTCCTTGCTGCGGATCGAGACATTGCCGTGGTGGAGGCTGACGAAGCTCTCGACGATGGAAAGGCCGAGGCCGGCGCCGCCGCGCTGGCCGTAGCTTTCGAAGCGGTTGAACACGGTGTTGAGCACATCTTGCGGGATACCGGGTCCGCTGTCGGAAACCGAGAAGACGAAGTCGCCCCCTTCGCGCCAGCATTTGAGATCGATCGCGCTGCCGTCCGGGGCGAAGTTCGCCGCATTGGTGAGAAGCTTGATGAAGATCTGCTTCAGCCGTTGCTGGTCCGCAACGATCCGGCCGAGATTGTCGGGAACGTCGGTTCTCAGCGACACGCCGCTCTCGGCAAGCCGTTCGCCCATCTGCTGCGTCACGTCGTCGATGAGGTCGACGAGTCTGACCTCCGACAAGTCGAGCTCGACGATGCCGGCATCGACAGTCGCAAGATCGAGGATGTCGTTGACGATGGTCAGGAGCAGCGACGAGGAGGTGGCGATGTGGTCGACATATTCGGCCTGACGCTCGTTGAGCTCGCCGAAGACCGGTGTTTTCAGAAGGTCGGCGAAGCCGATGATGTTCGTCAGCGGCGAGCGCAGCTCGTAGGAGACGTGGTGCACGAAATCGTTTTTCAGCGCGTCCGCCTTGCGCAGTGCTTCGTTCTTCTCGGTCAATGCGCGCTCGACTCGAACGCTGTCGGTTATGTTGACGAAGGTCAGCATGGTCTGCGCGTTGGGCAGCGGAATGACCGCGTAGTCGAGGATGAGGCCCGTGCGCAGTTCCAGGATGCCGCGGCTCGACGGCCGCTCGTCATCGAAGCTGGTGATGATATGGGCGAAGCGCTTCCAGCCATCCGGCTGGTCGTAGGAGGCGAGGCATGCCTGCTCGATCGCC
Encoded here:
- the tsaE gene encoding tRNA (adenosine(37)-N6)-threonylcarbamoyltransferase complex ATPase subunit type 1 TsaE gives rise to the protein MKSLERLLKDEAATIEFGEDLSLALKAGECVALSGDLGAGKSTFARAFIRAMADDETLEVPSPTFTLVQSYDLRIPVAHFDLYRLADASELDELGFDEALASGVCLVEWPEKAEEALPADRITVIFSHEDEGRRISLTAPDAIFERISRSLAIRTFLTNAGYPGARRRHLSGDASIRAYERVGREGGEPAKLLMDAPRHRPGPILQDGKYYQQLAHIAEDVVPFVAVSQLLRRRGFAAPAIYARDLDQGLLLIENLGSEGILDAAGRPVAERYLESARLLARLHSQPAERDIAVGEGVVHRIPDFDRTAIKIETSLLIDWYLPWKRGASASEKERRDYFAVWDGLTDVLASAEKNLLLRDFHSPNILWRQDRIGLDRIGIIDFQDAMIGPTAYDVASLVQDARVTIEPHLAERIMDAYVSERRALGPFDERTFRRDWHLMAAQRNCKLAGIWVRLKERDGKPGYLKHMPRTFAYLEHALSHQVLTPLREWCIKAGILAPESANR
- a CDS encoding nucleotidyltransferase family protein, coding for MPITDAMVLAAGLGTRLRPITDTLPKPLVRISGKPMIDYVLDLLAAAGVTRAVVNVHHFADQMEAHLSRREAPHILISDERDALMNSGGGLARGLKLLDEGPVLVMNADLFWVGEKPGTPSNLQRLAAFFDPERMDMALLCVRLEDTTGHNGKRDFSLSENGRLRRYEQGFENPVVYAGAIAMDSRLLADAPDAAFNLNIYFDRAIAKGRLFGLMLEGHWMTVGTPEAIAEAEDAIRRFRPGG
- the addB gene encoding double-strand break repair protein AddB, whose protein sequence is MTGQPNVFTIPAGLPFLRTLAAKLCNGEVTPGFRYDPAQPLALAGVTIFVPTRRSARALRSEFVDLLGGRSAILPMIRALGETDDDSGFFETEVPAILDLAPPLSGTARLIELGRLILAWRNRLPQVVLDIHAESPLIAPASPADAVWLARNLAELIDAIETEELDWDVLDTLDGGEHALWWQLTLAFLKIARIYWPERLTELKHSSPARHRNAVLKAETQRIADGKASGPIIIAGSTGSIPATAALIAAVKALPNGTIVLPGLDSTMSDAEWQMIAGEGSGAGPFSKNPASRTHPQYGFHRLLKRMGIERNDVPALGAAADDLDYRSAVLSRALLPADATNLWMQARQGFDPDRLRAAFADVALIEAANEREEATAIAIALRLALEGDEESQAALITPDRGLARRVGAELARFDIEADDSAGIPLSATPAGALARLLLEATLRPDGPVALIAFLKHPLSRFGRTAEDARRAADVLELVALRGGTDVADISALEAVLDKALAGQKAERHPPPWRGGVGQDDIALARALARRIASATEPLAGMVSADPETGRHRTPVLALSDWAERTGRALEAAAVDERGSLGALWASEAGETLATLLKGIIETDGQMEADGSQWCDILEALAASEAVKPRSMRHPRVFIFGALESRLQSVDLVVLGGLNEGTWPGQTSNDPFLSRTMKAGIGLEPPERRIGQLAHDFQMACGTRRLIFSRSMRQGSAPTVASRWLQRLQALGGDSLTEQLKANGADYLRWMRILDAGERQPLAERPEPKPPAELQPRKYSFSEVTRLRRDPYAVYARRILRLEPIDAFNREPGAAERGLLYHRIVDRFVKSGFDPGTREGEEAMARLTDEAFDEERLPAHIDTIWRPRFQAVGKAFLDWERERRHGILKSFTEVPAAMDLGVADIRLTGIADRLDRLADGTIDIIDYKTGSSPSPKEARALLDPQLALEAAALRAGAFHGIGPAKPHSLHYVRLKPGSRFAVDTVNNEGARSKETKSTEQLADESLAELRKLLCALMNGRHGFASRLIVQKQRDYGGEYDHLARVAEWATADGEDDDEE